The following coding sequences lie in one Acropora palmata chromosome 3, jaAcrPala1.3, whole genome shotgun sequence genomic window:
- the LOC141875428 gene encoding sphingosine-1-phosphate lyase 1-like codes for MLDKTLWERFLETVEPHLPEYLHWNELCWTLVYYLAEVRRHIHRWCRGMEAWEIVVNTVMYCFCVWLAFELLRWVIGWAFFREKSLQERVKKGFFKFIRRMPLLKNKIQNEIQQSLETMEKSAFPVKPGETFYLKLPAKGLQENDLLKEIERYNGMCDVKWDEGRVSGAVYHGETDLTGILTKVYSKFAWSNPLHVDIFPDVRKMEAEVVQMCVNMFKGGKDACGTMTTGGTESILMACKAYRDWATDRGIEKPEIVAPISAHAAFDKAAHYFNFKLVHVPVDEKTRRCDLKAMKRAITKNTIALVGSAPQFPHGVMDPIEDIAKLAKKYNTGLHVDACLGGFLIPFMKKAGFDIPPFDFSVDGVTSISCDTHKYGFSPKGSSVVLYSSKKLRHFQFFVAPDWPGGIYACPSMPGSRQGAVIAATWATMLYFGEAGYVESTRRIIQAREKIEKELRKIKGIYVLGEPEVSIVAFASRDFDVYLLSDALTKRGWNLNSLQFPSSIHFCVTYLTTKKGVADSFVKDVRECCAKLMKDPQNNKEGMAAIYGMAQGIPDRSIVAEVACGFLDCVYNINTSQPQENGVHHN; via the exons ATTGTTGTTAACACAGTGATGTACTGTTTTTGTGTCTGGCTTGCATTCGAGCTTCTTCGTTGGGTGATTGGATGGGCTTTCTTTCGTGAAAAAA GCCTCCAAGAACGGGTGAAGAAAGGATTTTTCAAGTTCATAAGAAGGATGccattgttgaaaaataag attcaaaatgaaattcaacaaTCTCTTGAAACAATGGAGAAATCTGCCTTTCCAGTGAAGCCAGGAGAGACCTTTTATTTGAAG CTGCCCGCTAAAGGACTGCAGGAG AATGaccttttgaaagaaattgaaagatATAATGGCATGT GTGACGTTAAGTGGGATGAAGGTCGTGTGTCTGGGGCAGTGTATCATGGTGAAACAGACCTCACTGGCATACTTACAAAG GTATATTCCAAGTTTGCTTGGAGTAATCCTCTCCATGTTGACATATTTCCAGATG TGCGCAAGATGGAGGCTGAAGTTGTACAAATGTGTGTTAACATGTTCAAGGGAGGAAAAGATGCTTGTGGAACG ATGACGACAGGTGGTACTGAGAGTATATTAATGGCCTGTAAAGCATACCGTGACTGGGCAACTGATCGTGGCATTGAAAAGCCTGAGAT tgtAGCACCAATCAGTGCACATGCAGCTTTTGACAAG GCAGCTCATTATTTCAACTTCAAGTTAGTTCATGTTCCTGTTgatgaaaaaacaagaagGTGTGATCTGAAG GCGATGAAGAGAGCCATTACAAAGAACACGATTGCA CTTGTCGGCTCTGCACCTCAGTTTCCTCACGGTGTAATGGATCCTATCGAGGATATAGCCAAGCTTGCTAAGAAATACAACACTGGGCTTCATGTAGATGCTTGCCTGGGTGGATTTTTGATACCCTTCATGAAGAAAGCAGG GTTTGACATTCCACCATTTGATTTTTCAGTTGATGGTGTTACTAGTATATCATGTGACACTCACAAG TATGGATTTTCACCAAAAGGATCTTCAGTGGTTCTGTACAGTAGCAAGAAACTTAGGCATTTCCAA TTCTTTGTAGCACCTGATTGGCCGGGAGGTATCTATGCATGTCCTTCGATGCCTGGCAGTCGTCAAGGAGCAGTTATTGCTGCTACATGGGCCACAATGTTGTACTTTGGAGAGGCAG GCTACGTTGAAAGTACGAGGAGAATCATACAGGCGAGAGAGAAAATTGAGAAAGA GTTGCGTAAGATCAAAGGAATCTATGTGCTGGGCGAGCCTGAAGTCAGCATAGTAGCGTTTGCGTCCAGGGATTTTGATGTTTACCTCCTTAGCGACGCTTTGACTAAAAGAGGCTGGAACCTAAATTCACTTCAGTTTCCCTCAAG CATCCACTTTTGTGTGACTTACCTGACCACTAAAAAGGGTGTCGCAGATTCATTTGTGAAGGATGTCAGAGAATGTTGTGCAAAACTTATGAAGGACCcgcaaaacaacaaagaaggCATG GCTGCTATTTATGGTATGGCTCAAGGCATTCCGGACAGGTCCATTGTTGCTGAGGTAGCGTGTGGATTCCTGGATTGTGTCTACAATATAAACACAAGTCAACCACAGGAAAATGGGGTTCACCACAATTGA